The sequence CGTAGCCGTCGGCCCGGTTCTTGACAATGTCCGACTCGCTGATGACGCGCGCCGTCGTCATCCCGGCAGGCTCGAAGATGCGCTGCTTCAGGAACTCGCTCCAGTGCATATCGGTGAGCTTCGAGGTCAAAATCCCGAGGATCATGTAGCCGGTGTTGCAGTAGCTCCATTGGCTGCCGGGCGCGAACTCGAGCGGAAACTTCGTGGAGATCTCCAGGAGCTCCTCTTCCGTGTAGTCGCGTCGCGCTTCGTACGCGTCGTCTTCGGAATCCGAGATGCCGGAGGTGTGGGTCAGGAGGTGCCGGATCGTGATCCGGTGCCACGTCGCCGGGGCGCTCGGGAAGTGCAGGGCAAGGGGATCGTCCAGCTTCAGCTTGCCTTCCTCGGCGAGGAGCAAGATTCCGGCAGCCGTGAACTGCTTGCCGACCGAGGCGCTCTGGAAGATCGTGTCGGGCGTTACCGGAACCTCCAGCTCGAGATTCGCGAGGCCGTATCCCTGGACCCTGGCCGGTTTC is a genomic window of bacterium containing:
- a CDS encoding beta-lactamase family protein encodes the protein MRQRFPLILRGCLLILGCALVAAPVWGDEVDDYVRATMEKQNIPGIAIAVVRNGKPARVQGYGLANLELEVPVTPDTIFQSASVGKQFTAAGILLLAEEGKLKLDDPLALHFPSAPATWHRITIRHLLTHTSGISDSEDDAYEARRDYTEEELLEISTKFPLEFAPGSQWSYCNTGYMILGILTSKLTDMHWSEFLKQRIFEPAGMTTARVISESDIVKNRADGY